In Uranotaenia lowii strain MFRU-FL chromosome 2, ASM2978415v1, whole genome shotgun sequence, one genomic interval encodes:
- the LOC129743327 gene encoding uncharacterized protein LOC129743327, producing MVKLYNNHQQQQKYWIEKYNRNIVKTAKKGKVEQQDDRQAVRSDARTESTYTGAIRKSLLRFPDTNSSVIGTRSEDKKSECSASNAGSRSSKASTREKAKRELQRLQEESTQRRQEEEIERKLLEMELKGIRREKELMERRHVLERLAEEETEPEGDSSEDEEYNLRKRVEDWQKDSEVGRSETTYEQRKQSTPKEEDRQEEEISGCEIACGGIGLPEISSVASKSFKGTALSTTKLSDGASQLQIIASRQVYPKSLPKFSGRPEEWPIFISSYEQSNTACGFSDSENLVRLREALTGKALDVVRNRLLLPENVPFIIQKLRRRFGNPEVLSTILADRIQTLPGPNSEDLESVIEFGSAVEEVTQHMKAAKLTDHLRNPILMQRLVQKLPSVYAMEWVEFKRKRIAVDLEVFEEFMEELVDKALEVTYAPCNIEDPVRGQQEFENVPPSRTAVSSENYHSKGCSICGLAGHFGRNCNEFRASNLQERWNMVQRLELCPLCLYNHNGKHCMSKRRCGTNRCDQRHHPLLHWESNSNAPHLIASCNSHRQSVIFRMIPVVVYSDLKKLKALALIDEGSSVTLIEDELAKELGSKGNIEPLEMSWTNGMSTVENRSAKIHLQISAVDDMNRFDLIDARTVRKLDLPMQCLDSGELREKFLHLRDIEIPSYGSTKPKLLIGINNAHLIAPLQSRIGELGEPVAIQCRLGWSLYGPRTGVVANVHFLGHHRSCDECDRNDREMNESLKEYFSFEAVGISPVLLESNVDRRAREILERTTRRTGDRFESGLLWKTDNVRFPESYQMALKRTNSLDRRMDKQPGVREAILKQLHEYIEKGYAHLITELELQNTPPERTWYLPLNFVINPKKQGKMRLVWDAAAKNKGVSLNDFLLKGPDMVSCLSTVINGFRERRIAFGADIREMFHQIRVRSEDRQAQRFLFRTDVAEPQIFVMDVVVFGASCSPCTSQYVKNLNAREHAVQYPEAAKAIIEKHFVDDYFDSVDTECEAVQRAKDVKAEHAAGGFELRNWMSNSPEVLKELGSTSMESARFVEVNKTDNVERVLGISWNAVKDTFVFSTDMRADLHPFIKEGAWPTKRIALRCIMSMFDPKQFLAPILIHGRIIMQDVWRSGIEWDDKLREEQYHQWLRWTNLFPLIDTVEIPRCYLGRFDSTSYESVQLHVFSDAGEDAYGTVAYFRFVKDELIHCAFIEAKAKVAPLQHMSIPRKELQAATLGARLAKGIRESHSFPITKTVMWTDSKAVYSWIRSERKKFKEFVAHRVGQILSLTNPEDWRWVPSKENAADDLTKWGKGTEINSDSRWFKGSEFLHQSEENWPEQNQNIIVIEDEVRAHVLFSATTCTDVFGSRIEHISRWSILVRMVATVYRYVENCKLRVANKPIDALPTNAAGRKSQIPGVVVPLRQEEYFMAENCLWRMAQQEEYADEIALLSRNRKVPKDQQRQLERSSNLYDKSPFLDEFGVLRVEGRTVFADFASYDARFPIILPKRHPITRKLVENCHQRTNHSSRETVVNELRQRFCIGSLRAIVESVIKECQWCKVHKARPFIPKMAPLPRQRMALGVEPFSYVGLDYFGPLEVSVGRRREKRWVALFTCMTTRAVHLEVAHTLNTESCKMAIRRFVKRRRSPLEIFSDNGTNFVGASRELAAAIRKINGDCADTFTCSKTKWTFNPPAAPHMGGVWERMVRSVKVALNTIVDGGKLTDEILSTALVEAEDLINSRPLTYVSTNVKDDLEASTPNHFLKGCAAECLPPRSQTEQVDALRSRYHRAQQLADKLWQRWQHEYFPSLNKRTKWFEDVREIAVGDLVFVQEENKHERGIVTEVKVGMDGRVRSAVVQVNNKKKLRPVSKLAVLEVESGKPSRN from the exons AATATCGTTAAAACAGCTAAGAAAGGTAAGGTCGAGCAACAGGATGATAGGCAGGCAGTTAGATCGGATGCTAGAACAGAAAGCACGTATACCGGCGCCATTAGAAAGTCTCTTTTACGTTTCCCAGACACCAATTCTTCTGTTATTGGAACGCGGagtgaagataaaaaaagtgaGTGCAGTGCAAGTAATGCTGGTAGCAGGTCGTCAAAGGCTTCAACGCGTGAGAAGGCAAAGCGTGAGCTACAACGGTTGCAAGAAGAGAGCACGCAAAGGCGCCAAGAAGAAGAAATTGAGCGAAAATTATTGGAGATGGAGCTGAAAGGAATCAGGCGTGAGAAGGAGCTCATGGAACGCAGACATGTTTTAGAAAGGCTTGCGGAAGAAGAAACTGAACCCGAAGGCGATTCCAGCGAGGATGAAGAGTATAATCTCCGGAAAAGAGTTGAAGATTGGCAAAAGGATTCCGAGGTGGGTCGAAGCGAAACGACGTACGAACAGCGAAAACAATCGACACCTAAGGAAGAGGACCGTCAAGAAGAGGAAATTTCTGGATGTGAAATAGCTTGTGGTGGAATTGGTTTGCCAGAAATAAGTAGCGTCGCATCGAAGTCTTTTAAAGGTACGGCTTTAAGCACTACAAAACTCTCCGATGGCGCATCTCAGCTGCAGATAATCGCGTCTAGGCAAGTTTACCCAAAGAGCTTGCCGAAATTCTCAGGTCGACCCGAAGAATGGCCAATATTCATAAGCTCATATGAACAATCGAATACAGCCTGCGGATTTAGTGATTCAGAGAATCTGGTTCGTCTACGCGAGGCTTTGACTGGAAAGGCATTGGACGTGGTGCGGAATCGTTTACTTCTTCCAGAAAACGTTCCTTTCATAATTCAAAAGTTACGCAGACGTTTTGGAAACCCCGAAGTTCTTTCAACGATATTGGCCGATCGTATACAGACCCTTCCGGGCCCCAACTCAGAAGATCTGGAGTCTGTTATTGAGTTTGGGAGTGCCGTTGAGGAGGTTACTCAGCACATGAAAGCAGCGAAATTGACAGATCATCTTCGAAATCCTATCTTGATGCAGCGGTTGGTTCAGAAGCTACCCTCGGTCTACGCAATGGAATGGGTGGAGTTCAAGCGAAAACGGATAGCGGTGGATCTGGAGGTGTTCGAAGAATTTATGGAAGAGTTGGTGGACAAAGCGCTGGAGGTAACATATGCGCCGTGCAACATCGAAGACCCGGTGAGAGG TCAACAGGAGTTTGAAAATGTTCCTCCGTCTAGAACAGCTGTCTCTTCCGAAAACTATCACTCTAAGGGCTGCTCGATTTGCGGGTTGGCAGGACATTTTGGACGCAATTGCAATGAATTCAGAGCATCGAATTTGCAGGAACGTTGGAACATGGTACAGCGGTTAGAGTTGTGCCCATTGTGCCTGTACAACCATAACGGAAAACATTGCATGTCGAAACGCCGATGTGGTACGAATCGTTGTGATCAGAGACATCATCCACTCTTACACTGGGAGTCAAATTCAAACGCACCGCATTTGATTGCGAGCTGCAACAGTCATCGACAGTCAGTCATATTTCGAATGATTCCTGTAGTGGTTTACAGCGACCTAAAAAAACTGAAGGCGTTAGCGCTGATAGACGAAGGATCATCAGTGACACTGATTGAGGACGAACTAGCTAAGGAGTTGGGATCAAAAGGAAACATAGAACCTCTGGAAATGAGTTGGACCAACGGAATGAGTACGGTGGAGAATCGATCAGCTAAAATACACCTTCAAATATCGGCTGTAGATGACATGAACCGCTTCGATCTGATTGATGCTAGAACCGTCCGTAAACTGGACTTACCCATGCAATGTTTGGACAGCGGTGAGCTGCGTGAGAAATTCTTACACCTGCGGGACATTGAAATCCCAAGCTACGGGTCAACAAAACCGAAGTTGTTGATTGGAATCAACAATGCTCATCTTATCGCCCCGCTTCAATCCCGAATAGGAGAGTTAGGAGAACCCGTCGCTATACAATGTCGGCTAGGATGGAGTTTGTACGGACCACGAACAGGTGTAGTAGCCAATGTACATTTCTTGGGACATCACCGCTCCTGCGACGAGTGCGATAGAAACGACCGAGAAATGAATGAGTCCTTGAAAGAATATTTTAGCTTCGAAGCAGTTGGGATATCTCCAGTTCTGCTGGAATCGAACGTAGACCGGCGAGCTCGCGAAATATTGGAGCGAACGACAAGGCGTACAGGAGATCGTTTCGAATCTGGGTTGCTGTGGAAAACAGACAACGTGAGGTTCCCGGAGAGTTATCAAATGGCTTTGAAACGAACAAATAGCTTGGATCGTAGAATGGATAAGCAGCCGGGCGTTCGTGAGGCCATTTTAAAACAGTTGCACGAGTACATCGAGAAGGGTTACGCTCATTTGATTACAGAGCTAGAATTACAAAACACTCCGCCGGAGAGGACGTGGTACCTGCccctaaattttgtaattaatcCGAAGAAGCAAGGAAAGATGCGTCTAGTATGGGACGCCGCTGCTAAGAACAAAGGAGTTTCGCTCAACGATTTTCTTCTGAAAGGGCCGGATATGGTTTCGTGTTTATCAACAGTTATCAACGGTTTTCGGGAGAGACGGATTGCTTTTGGAGCGGACATTCGAGAAATGTTCCACCAGATACGTGTGAGATCGGAGGACCGCCAGGCTCAACGCTTCTTGTTTCGTACAGATGTCGCAGAGCCGCAGATATTTGTAATGGACGTGGTGGTGTTCGGAGCTAGCTGTTCTCCTTGTACATCGCAGTACGTCAAAAACTTAAATGCTCGAGAGCATGCAGTGCAGTACCCTGAGGCGGCAAAGGCTATCATCGAGAAGCATTTCGTCGACGATTATTTTGATAGTGTTGACACGGAATGTGAAGCTGTTCAGAGGGCTAAGGATGTAAAAGCGGAACATGCAGCTGGCGGCTTCGAATTGCGGAACTGGATGAGTAATTCTCCTGAAGTGCTCAAAGAACTTGGCTCTACTTCCATGGAATCTGCTAGGTTTGTTGAAGTTAACAAAACTGATAATGTTGAACGTGTTCTGGGTATCAGTTGGAATGCCGTCAAGgatacatttgttttttcgACAGACATGCGCGCGGACCTGCACCCCTTTATTAAGGAAGGTGCATGGCCCACTAAACGAATTGCGTTGAGGTGCATCATGAGCATGTTTGACCCGAAACAATTTCTGGCGCCAATCCTGATCCACGGACGGATAATTATGCAGGATGTATGGCGAAGTGGAATCGAATGGGACGATAAATTGAGAGAGGAGCAGTATCACCAATGGTTACGTTGGACAAATCTATTTCCGTTGATCGACACCGTTGAAATTCCTCGTTGTTACCTTGGCAGATTCGACTCAACATCGTACGAGAGTGTACAGTTGCACGTTTTCTCCGATGCCGGTGAAGACGCGTATGGCACTGTTGCATACTTCCGGTTTGTGAAAGATGAACTGATTCATTGTGCCTTTATCGAAGCCAAAGCCAAAGTTGCTCCATTACAGCACATGTCGATACCCAGGAAAGAATTGCAAGCCGCGACATTGGGGGCCCGCCTTGCAAAAGGCATACGAGAGAGTCATTCCTTTCCAATTACCAAAACGGTTATGTGGACAGACTCGAAGGCGGTTTATTCGTGGATTAGATCAGAGCGgaagaaatttaaagaattcGTAGCTCATCGTGTTGGTCAGATCTTAAGCTTAACCAATCCTGAAGACTGGCGATGGGTACCATCAAAAGAAAATGCAGCAGATGATTTAACTAAATGGGGGAAAGGAACGGAAATCAATTCAGATAGTCGGTGGTTCAAGGGTTCTGAATTTTTGCACCAGTCGGAAGAAAATTGGCCAGAACAAAACCAGAATATTATAGTCATCGAGGATGAAGTTCGAGCTCATGTTCTGTTCAGCGCTACAACTTGTACGGATGTTTTTGGAAGCCGGATTGAGCATATATCGAGGTGGTCTATTTTAGTGCGCATGGTGGCAACAGTGTACCGTTACGTCGAAAATTGCAAGCTTCGAGTGGCAAATAAACCGATAGACGCCCTTCCTACAAATGCGGCCGGCAGAAAATCGCAGATTCCAGGAGTGGTTGTACCCCTTCGACAAGAAGAATATTTCATGGCGGAAAATTGTTTGTGGCGGATGGCGCAGCAGGAGGAATACGCGGATGAAATAGCTCTACTGTCACGAAACCGAAAAGTACCGAAGGATcagcagagacaactggaacgtTCTAGCAATCTGTATGACAAATCGCCCTTTCTTGATGAGTTCGGAGTTCTACGGGTAGAAGGAAGAACAGTATTCGCAGATTTCGCTAGCTATGATGCAAGATTTCCAATAATTCTTCCCAAAAGGCACCCGATAACTAGGaaattggtcgaaaattgtcatcaaaGAACGAATCACAGCAGCAGAGAAACAGTTGTTAACGAACTAAGGCAGCGTTTTTGTATTGGGTCCCTGAGAGCGATTGTAGAGTCGGTTATAAAGGAATGTCAGTGGTGCAAAGTGCACAAAGCGCGACCGTTCATTCCCAAAATGGCACCTTTACCGAGACAACGAATGGCCCTGGGAGTAGAGCCATTTTCATACGTTGGATTAGACTATTTTGGTCCACTAGAAGTTTCTGTTGGAAGACGACGAGAAAAGCGTTGGGTGGCCTTGTTTACATGCATGACGACTCGTGCCGTGCATCTGGAGGTGGCTCATACTTTGAATACGGAATCGTGTAAAATGGCTATCCGAAGGTTTGTGAAGAGGAGGAGAAGTccgcttgaaatattttccgaTAACGGAACGAATTTCGTTGGAGCCAGTAGAGAACTAGCCGCTGCGATCCGAAAGATCAATGGAGACTGTGCCGACACTTTCACATGCTCAAAAACTAAGTGGACCTTCAATCCACCAGCAGCACCACATATGGGTGGAGTATGGGAGCGGATGGTTCGATCGGTAAAGGTAGCCTTGAACACAATCGTAGACGGAGGAAAACTCACGGATGAGATTCTATCTACTGCTTTAGTGGAAGCAGAGGATTTGATCAACTCCAGACCACTGACATATGTTTCGACAAATGTCAAGGATGACCTGGAAGCTTCTACGCCGAACCACTTTTTGAAAGGTTGTGCCGCCGAATGTCTTCCACCTCGGAGTCAAACAGAACAAGTGGACGCTTTACGAAGCAGATACCATCGCGCACAGCAACTGGCTGACAAGTTATGGCAAAGGTGGCAGCATGAATATTTTCCCAGTTTAAATAAACGCACAAAATGGTTTGAAGACGTCAGAGAAATAGCTGTAGGAGATCTAGTGTTCGTACAGGAAGAAAATAAACACGAAAGAGGAATCGTCACAGAGGTCAAAGTCGGTATGGATGGGAGAGTTCGTTCAGCAGTTGTGCAGGTGAACAATAAAAAGAAGCTGCGACCAGTGTCAAAATTGGCTGTACTCGAAGTTGAAAGTGGTAAACCCAGCAGAAATTAA